A stretch of Chitinophaga caeni DNA encodes these proteins:
- a CDS encoding 2-oxoacid:ferredoxin oxidoreductase subunit beta: MSTATITPQPLTAKDFATDQEVRWCPGCGDYSILKQVQTIMPGLGIPKEDIVIISGIGCSSRFPYYMNTFGMHSIHGRATAIASGLKAARPELSVWIVTGDGDGLSIGGNHTIHLLRRNFDVNIMLFNNQIYGLTKGQYSPTSETNKVTKSTPFGSIDHPFNPMALAIGADASFIARSMDRDPKHLQEMLKRSHAHKGASFLEIYQNCNIFNDGAFEAFTEKSSKANETLFLEQGQPLVFGAQKDKGIRLDGFKPVVVDLNEGFSTSDLWVHDEQDFYKAQILTRMFDDPRIEGHMPRPFGVFYQAFRPTYDDLMTAQLEDAMNKKGSGDLDKLLAGKETWVIR; encoded by the coding sequence ATGTCAACAGCCACTATAACTCCACAGCCATTAACGGCAAAAGATTTTGCTACCGACCAGGAAGTTCGCTGGTGCCCGGGCTGTGGCGACTATTCTATCTTAAAGCAAGTACAAACCATCATGCCGGGCTTGGGTATTCCCAAGGAAGATATCGTTATCATCTCCGGGATCGGTTGTTCTTCGCGTTTTCCATATTACATGAACACCTTCGGGATGCATAGTATACATGGCCGTGCCACCGCGATCGCATCCGGATTGAAAGCCGCGAGGCCCGAGTTGAGTGTTTGGATCGTTACCGGTGACGGCGACGGCTTGTCAATCGGGGGAAACCATACGATCCACCTGTTGAGAAGGAATTTCGATGTCAATATCATGTTGTTTAACAACCAGATTTACGGTTTAACGAAAGGGCAATATTCCCCGACTTCGGAAACCAACAAGGTTACTAAATCAACGCCATTCGGTAGCATCGATCATCCTTTTAACCCGATGGCTTTGGCCATAGGCGCAGATGCTTCTTTCATCGCGAGAAGTATGGACAGGGATCCCAAGCATTTGCAGGAGATGTTGAAAAGAAGCCATGCCCACAAGGGCGCTTCCTTCCTGGAGATCTATCAAAACTGTAATATCTTCAACGATGGCGCTTTCGAAGCTTTCACAGAGAAATCGTCCAAGGCAAACGAAACATTGTTCTTGGAACAGGGGCAACCCTTGGTATTCGGTGCGCAGAAAGATAAAGGTATCCGCCTGGACGGATTTAAACCTGTCGTGGTTGATTTAAACGAAGGTTTTTCTACGAGCGATCTTTGGGTGCACGATGAGCAAGATTTTTACAAGGCTCAAATTTTAACCCGCATGTTCGATGATCCGAGGATCGAAGGGCATATGCCAAGGCCATTCGGCGTGTTCTACCAAGCCTTCCGACCTACGTACGACGACTTGATGACAGCGCAATTAGAAGATGCGATGAATAAAAAAGGTAGCGGGGATCTCGACAAATTATTAGCAGGGAAAGAAACTTGGGTGATCAGGTAA
- a CDS encoding LysE family translocator, with protein MWTAIIAGLGLGIFLSVSVGPVIFAIIKYSINNGFKAGIAFALGVSFSDTTFILMGNLATSFVTNLEKYNKLIGIVGGILLICMGVYGLFFKKVKIASGDERPEMFRTRDYAKIWLAGFLMNTLNPAVIVFWLGVCIANSPLQVSYRVILYTTCLVFVLSMDILKVFIADKIRHKLTLTNVEWLNRIAGICMILFGVILLYTVFFDPQNLGVH; from the coding sequence ATGTGGACAGCCATTATCGCAGGTTTAGGTTTGGGGATATTTTTATCGGTTTCAGTGGGGCCGGTAATCTTTGCCATTATAAAATATAGTATCAACAACGGTTTTAAAGCGGGGATCGCTTTCGCGTTAGGCGTTTCCTTTAGTGATACTACTTTTATTTTAATGGGAAATCTAGCAACTTCCTTTGTTACTAACCTCGAGAAATATAACAAGTTAATTGGCATCGTAGGTGGGATCCTACTGATCTGTATGGGAGTATACGGCCTTTTCTTTAAAAAGGTTAAGATCGCTTCCGGCGATGAAAGACCTGAAATGTTCCGCACCCGGGATTATGCCAAGATCTGGTTAGCCGGTTTCCTCATGAATACATTGAATCCCGCCGTGATCGTGTTTTGGTTGGGCGTATGTATTGCTAATAGTCCCCTTCAAGTTAGCTACCGCGTTATTTTATACACTACCTGCCTGGTTTTTGTATTATCGATGGATATCCTGAAAGTATTTATTGCCGATAAGATTCGCCATAAACTCACTTTGACCAATGTTGAATGGTTAAACCGCATCGCGGGTATTTGTATGATCCTGTTCGGGGTAATACTGCTATATACCGTGTTCTTCGATCCTCAAAATCTAGGTGTTCATTAA
- a CDS encoding GH3 family domain-containing protein: MAIFGNLVSRSLRIRKKFTLKTGTPRQYQVQVLHRLLEKAKHTQFGEHYDFQGILSNPQWVSQYRKSIPVHNYNKMHDEWWHKCLEGEGNVSWPEKVKYFALSSGTSESASKHIPVTKDMLRSVKKVGVKQLYSMVNFNIPPKSFEKGILMLGGTTSLYEKGDYYEGDMSGIQAKNIPRWFRRFYKPGGNISNKPNWEQRIKLIVRKAPSWDVGTVCGVPAWVQIVFEEVIKYHKVNNIHEIWPNLAIYIHGGVSFEPYRESFQKLLGKPITFIETYMASEGSFGFQARPGTKGIKLVLNAGVFYEFVPFNEENFTADGEVKPNPKSYMIHEVVEDVEYAVMLSTCAGAWRYLIGDVVKFTSVKEHEIIIVGRTKQFLSLCGEHMSIDNMNKAIDTVQKKMGITIKEFTVAGFSYENLFAHRWYIGTDAVDSDVEQIRQIIDETLSEINDDYAVERTSALKEVFVEIIPNQVFIEYLRFKGKEGAMNKFPRVLKGAKLKDWEEYLAHKAINTNV, translated from the coding sequence ATGGCCATTTTTGGTAATCTAGTATCCAGATCCCTTAGAATACGGAAGAAATTTACGTTAAAAACAGGGACGCCACGTCAATACCAGGTACAAGTGTTGCACCGTTTGCTTGAAAAGGCTAAGCATACTCAATTCGGGGAACATTACGATTTTCAAGGTATCTTGTCAAACCCCCAATGGGTAAGCCAATACCGGAAATCGATACCGGTGCATAACTACAATAAAATGCACGATGAATGGTGGCATAAATGCTTAGAAGGTGAAGGCAATGTAAGTTGGCCGGAGAAAGTGAAATATTTCGCCCTAAGCTCGGGTACCTCAGAAAGCGCCAGCAAACATATTCCCGTTACCAAGGATATGCTCCGCTCAGTGAAAAAAGTGGGTGTGAAGCAACTTTATTCCATGGTGAACTTTAACATTCCCCCCAAGTCTTTCGAAAAAGGTATCCTCATGTTGGGCGGTACCACTTCACTATACGAAAAAGGTGATTATTACGAAGGTGATATGAGCGGTATCCAGGCGAAGAATATTCCCAGGTGGTTTCGCCGTTTCTATAAACCCGGTGGTAATATTTCCAATAAACCGAATTGGGAACAAAGGATTAAGTTGATCGTCCGCAAAGCTCCTTCTTGGGATGTGGGTACCGTTTGCGGCGTTCCCGCCTGGGTGCAGATCGTTTTCGAAGAGGTGATCAAGTACCACAAGGTGAATAATATCCACGAGATTTGGCCGAACCTGGCTATCTACATTCACGGTGGCGTATCCTTCGAACCTTACCGCGAAAGTTTTCAAAAATTACTGGGTAAACCTATTACCTTCATCGAAACATACATGGCTTCCGAAGGTTCTTTCGGTTTCCAAGCCCGCCCCGGTACCAAGGGGATAAAACTCGTACTAAATGCTGGCGTGTTTTACGAATTTGTACCTTTCAATGAAGAAAACTTTACGGCTGATGGTGAAGTAAAACCGAACCCTAAGTCTTACATGATTCACGAGGTCGTGGAAGATGTTGAATATGCCGTGATGCTATCTACCTGTGCAGGAGCATGGCGTTACCTGATCGGGGATGTAGTTAAGTTTACTTCTGTTAAAGAGCATGAGATCATCATTGTTGGCCGTACCAAGCAATTCCTAAGCCTTTGCGGCGAGCATATGAGTATCGATAATATGAATAAGGCGATCGATACCGTTCAAAAGAAAATGGGTATCACGATCAAGGAATTTACCGTGGCAGGATTTAGCTACGAGAACTTGTTCGCCCACCGTTGGTATATCGGTACCGATGCGGTAGATTCCGATGTAGAACAGATCCGTCAAATTATCGATGAAACTTTAAGCGAGATCAACGATGATTATGCTGTTGAGCGAACTTCCGCGCTGAAAGAAGTATTCGTTGAAATTATACCGAACCAGGTGTTTATCGAATATTTACGTTTCAAAGGAAAAGAAGGAGCTATGAATAAATTCCCACGCGTGTTGAAAGGTGCCAAATTGAAAGATTGGGAAGAATATTTAGCACATAAAGCTATTAATACGAATGTTTAA
- a CDS encoding inositol monophosphatase family protein, whose translation MLKQTLLKATQAGAKVLQQYFNGTFEVSSKDTINNLVTQADKEAESAIIDVIRETFPDHFILSEEVGELRMDSNMKWVIDPLDGTVNFAHGIPICCVSIAVERDEEVIMGAVYNPFMNEFFMAELEQGATLNDKEIHVSTKEDLASACLVTGFPYNWREMRNDPVKVFKRFVENGNPVRRLGSAALDLCWVACGRFDAFWEHHLQPWDSAAGALIVQEAGGVVTDFDGYPYSIYQKPILATNGLLHGDMLQVINNG comes from the coding sequence ATGTTAAAACAGACCCTACTTAAAGCTACACAAGCTGGTGCCAAAGTTTTACAACAGTATTTTAATGGAACATTTGAAGTATCCAGCAAGGACACTATCAATAATCTCGTAACGCAGGCCGATAAAGAAGCGGAATCTGCCATCATCGATGTGATCAGGGAAACATTCCCCGACCATTTCATACTCAGTGAAGAAGTTGGGGAGTTAAGGATGGATTCTAATATGAAATGGGTGATAGACCCGCTCGATGGTACGGTGAATTTCGCGCACGGTATTCCTATCTGCTGCGTCTCCATCGCTGTTGAAAGAGATGAAGAGGTAATCATGGGAGCCGTCTACAATCCTTTCATGAACGAATTTTTCATGGCCGAATTAGAACAGGGAGCCACGTTGAATGACAAGGAAATTCATGTTTCGACGAAAGAAGATCTTGCCAGCGCTTGCCTGGTAACAGGATTTCCATACAATTGGCGCGAAATGAGAAATGATCCTGTCAAAGTTTTTAAACGCTTCGTAGAAAACGGGAACCCGGTTCGACGGCTCGGATCTGCCGCATTAGACCTTTGCTGGGTGGCTTGCGGTAGGTTTGATGCTTTCTGGGAACATCATTTACAACCTTGGGACTCGGCAGCAGGCGCTTTAATCGTGCAAGAAGCCGGTGGCGTTGTTACTGATTTCGATGGGTACCCGTATTCCATTTACCAAAAACCGATATTAGCTACGAACGGCTTATTGCATGGCGACATGTTGCAAGTGATCAACAACGGCTAA
- the thiL gene encoding thiamine-phosphate kinase, translated as MEERTEIDSLGEFGLIDYLTRNIEIHHASTILGVGDDAAVIDHFGKQTVISTDMLIEGIHFDFMYTPLKHLGYKSVVVNLSDIYAMGATPTQITISLAFSNRLSVEALNEFYEGVYAACDKYNVDLIGGDTSSSQKGFVISVTAIGEVTPMEFIKRSTAQKGDLLCVSGDLGAAFLGLTLLEREKKIFLENPQIQPDLEGETYIIGRQLKPEARQDIITFLKEKNITPTAMMDISDGLSSEAIHICKQSNLGCVIYEDKIPIDDRTKQAALKFGIDPTACALSGGEDYELIFTMSQSDYDKITLSEEISVVGYMTDISEGTHIITKGGNKHKLQAQGWNAFKQ; from the coding sequence ATGGAGGAAAGAACAGAAATAGATAGCCTGGGTGAATTTGGGCTGATTGATTACCTGACGCGTAATATTGAAATTCATCATGCCAGTACTATCCTGGGGGTAGGAGATGATGCCGCTGTTATTGACCACTTTGGCAAACAAACGGTTATCAGCACCGATATGCTAATAGAAGGTATTCACTTCGATTTCATGTACACACCATTGAAACACCTGGGGTACAAGTCAGTGGTGGTGAACCTTTCAGACATTTATGCCATGGGCGCTACACCCACGCAAATCACTATAAGCCTTGCATTCTCTAACCGCCTATCGGTAGAAGCATTGAACGAATTTTACGAAGGTGTTTACGCGGCTTGCGATAAATATAATGTTGATTTGATCGGTGGTGATACCAGCTCTTCCCAAAAAGGCTTCGTAATTAGCGTAACCGCGATCGGGGAAGTGACGCCGATGGAATTTATTAAGCGCTCTACCGCTCAAAAGGGAGATTTACTCTGTGTTTCAGGCGATCTTGGCGCTGCGTTCCTAGGCTTGACTTTATTGGAAAGAGAAAAGAAAATATTCTTAGAAAATCCACAAATCCAACCGGACCTGGAAGGCGAAACTTACATCATCGGGAGGCAATTGAAGCCGGAAGCCAGGCAAGATATTATCACTTTCCTAAAAGAAAAAAATATTACGCCCACCGCGATGATGGATATTAGCGATGGTTTAAGCTCGGAAGCGATCCATATTTGTAAACAGAGTAACCTCGGTTGCGTGATTTATGAAGATAAAATCCCGATAGACGACAGGACCAAGCAGGCGGCCTTAAAATTTGGGATAGACCCCACTGCCTGCGCGTTGAGTGGCGGGGAAGATTATGAATTAATTTTCACGATGTCTCAATCGGATTACGATAAGATTACTCTCTCCGAGGAAATCAGCGTGGTAGGATATATGACGGATATTTCGGAAGGAACGCATATCATTACCAAGGGTGGGAATAAGCATAAGTTGCAAGCCCAGGGCTGGAATGCATTCAAACAGTAG
- a CDS encoding ArnT family glycosyltransferase: MDRILHWLKKDQYKHTFFLAWAIIGLIQACFTQLMDDEAYYWVYSQHLAWGYFDHPPMIAVLIKAGYSLFHNELGVRLFMVLLNVGTLVLLDRLIPVKNNKVLYLVLGGMGAMQLGGMLAVPDLPLIFFGTLYFVAYKKFLEAQDWKQTIFLALSMALMFYSKYHGILLVFFTLISNLSLLKVRRYYIAVVITTILFLPHLIWQYQHDFPSLQYHLVERNAAHYRISFTLDYLLGQILLFGPLVGWLLLYYGIRCTLQSAFERALKFSLVGVLVFFMISTFKGRVEANWTVMVFTPLVILAHQAITRMNFSIKPLLYTLPVSLLLVLIVRVYMVWDFVPGLKVRPEIHHNHEWTEAIARKAGDKPVVFYNSYQLPSKYMFYTGKLAYSLNNVFSRRSQYNYWETEPALWGKEVLVADKSKVWVQATDSMTFRINKHLYFMTVKPYYSYNLIQFNSPVKKFEATVGQTVQLKLGVSSNYNIPVQLNEEAPAIIAYGFWDNEGWNELQETDITLPMVVQKDSVIVPVKVPDNPGLYKMKMSILVKGLQPTHNSQTMVFEVRP, translated from the coding sequence ATGGATCGTATTTTACATTGGTTGAAGAAGGATCAGTACAAGCATACATTTTTCCTTGCTTGGGCAATTATAGGCCTAATTCAAGCCTGTTTTACGCAGCTAATGGATGACGAAGCCTATTATTGGGTGTATTCCCAGCATTTGGCCTGGGGATATTTCGATCATCCACCGATGATAGCCGTGTTGATAAAGGCCGGCTACAGCTTATTTCACAACGAGTTGGGTGTAAGGCTATTCATGGTGCTTTTAAATGTAGGTACGTTAGTATTATTGGACCGTTTAATCCCGGTAAAAAATAACAAGGTGCTTTACCTGGTATTAGGAGGCATGGGAGCCATGCAATTGGGCGGCATGCTCGCGGTTCCTGATTTACCTTTAATATTTTTCGGTACTTTATACTTTGTAGCATATAAAAAGTTCTTGGAAGCGCAGGATTGGAAACAAACGATCTTCTTGGCACTTTCTATGGCTTTGATGTTTTATAGCAAATATCACGGTATACTGCTTGTGTTCTTTACGTTAATCAGCAATTTGAGTCTGTTGAAAGTGCGCAGGTATTACATTGCCGTCGTTATTACTACCATATTATTCTTACCCCACCTTATTTGGCAATACCAACATGATTTTCCTTCCTTGCAGTACCATCTCGTGGAACGGAATGCCGCGCATTACCGCATCAGCTTTACATTGGACTATTTACTCGGTCAAATTTTGTTGTTCGGTCCATTAGTTGGATGGTTGTTGTTGTATTACGGTATCCGTTGCACTTTGCAAAGCGCCTTCGAAAGAGCTTTGAAGTTTTCATTGGTAGGGGTATTGGTGTTTTTTATGATTAGCACTTTCAAAGGTCGTGTAGAAGCTAACTGGACGGTAATGGTATTCACTCCCCTCGTGATTTTAGCGCACCAGGCAATCACCAGGATGAACTTTTCCATCAAACCGTTATTATACACCTTGCCAGTTTCACTGTTATTGGTTTTAATCGTCAGGGTATACATGGTATGGGATTTTGTGCCCGGTCTAAAAGTGCGCCCGGAGATCCATCACAATCATGAATGGACGGAGGCAATTGCCCGAAAAGCCGGTGATAAACCCGTAGTGTTTTACAATTCTTATCAGCTCCCATCTAAATATATGTTTTATACCGGTAAATTGGCTTATAGTTTAAACAATGTATTCAGCAGGAGAAGCCAATATAATTACTGGGAAACAGAACCGGCATTATGGGGAAAAGAAGTGCTCGTTGCAGATAAATCCAAAGTTTGGGTACAAGCCACGGATAGTATGACTTTCCGCATTAATAAACACCTGTATTTTATGACGGTGAAGCCCTATTACAGTTACAATCTCATTCAATTTAATAGCCCGGTCAAGAAGTTTGAAGCAACGGTAGGACAAACGGTTCAACTGAAATTGGGCGTGTCCAGCAATTATAATATTCCTGTTCAATTAAATGAAGAAGCCCCGGCTATTATCGCGTATGGATTTTGGGATAACGAGGGTTGGAATGAATTGCAGGAAACGGATATAACCTTGCCGATGGTTGTGCAAAAAGATAGCGTGATAGTGCCCGTAAAAGTGCCGGATAATCCCGGGCTGTATAAAATGAAGATGTCAATTTTGGTGAAGGGATTACAACCGACGCATAACAGTCAAACGATGGTGTTTGAGGTGCGCCCTTAG
- the nagA gene encoding N-acetylglucosamine-6-phosphate deacetylase translates to MAIAYSNFIFSEEGNWQTGKALLCEQGKIVGWVNDKDIPTKYDTVDLRGAYLHPALIDLQIYAGNGKVFLQNPNPETIAAVYQYCLSGGAAHFMITLPTVSEETMFKGMDAVNEYWKSGGKGLLGLHLEGPYIDPAKKGAHLEQYIQVPTPQKVKELLKRANGAVKMMTIAPQHASKEIIELLKEHQVLISAGHSNTSYEIATEAFENGIPAATHLFNAMSPFESRSPGMVGAIFDHSKVCSSVVADGVHVSFDAIRISKKIMGQRLFLITDAVDENPVGDYVYLRGKDRFVSATGVLSGSCLTMLQAVKNCVTHVGISAHEALKMGSEYPAKLVQRLDLAQLKPGAQANFMIFDESFQLVSMILDGLPKE, encoded by the coding sequence ATGGCCATAGCGTATTCCAATTTTATATTTTCTGAAGAAGGTAATTGGCAAACAGGGAAAGCCCTATTATGTGAGCAAGGAAAAATTGTAGGTTGGGTGAATGATAAAGATATTCCTACAAAATATGATACGGTTGATTTAAGGGGGGCTTACCTGCACCCGGCATTAATTGATTTGCAAATTTATGCCGGGAACGGGAAGGTTTTCTTGCAAAATCCTAACCCTGAAACTATTGCCGCCGTTTACCAGTATTGCCTTTCCGGAGGCGCGGCGCACTTTATGATTACCTTGCCCACCGTTTCGGAGGAAACGATGTTCAAGGGAATGGATGCCGTAAATGAATATTGGAAGAGCGGTGGGAAAGGTTTGTTGGGTTTGCATCTCGAGGGTCCATATATTGACCCGGCAAAGAAGGGCGCGCACCTCGAACAATATATACAAGTGCCCACTCCGCAAAAAGTAAAGGAGCTGCTGAAGCGTGCCAACGGCGCCGTGAAAATGATGACCATTGCACCGCAACATGCATCCAAGGAAATCATTGAATTGCTGAAAGAACACCAGGTGTTAATTTCTGCCGGGCATAGTAACACCAGTTATGAAATTGCAACGGAAGCATTCGAAAACGGCATCCCTGCCGCCACGCATTTATTTAATGCGATGAGTCCATTCGAAAGCCGCTCGCCGGGGATGGTCGGCGCCATATTCGACCATTCGAAAGTTTGCAGCAGCGTTGTTGCCGATGGAGTGCATGTAAGTTTTGACGCTATCCGTATCAGTAAAAAAATAATGGGTCAGCGATTATTCTTGATTACAGATGCCGTGGATGAAAACCCGGTGGGCGATTATGTTTACCTGCGCGGGAAAGATCGTTTTGTAAGCGCTACAGGCGTACTTTCCGGCTCCTGTTTAACGATGTTGCAAGCCGTGAAAAATTGTGTTACCCATGTCGGTATTTCAGCGCATGAAGCGCTCAAAATGGGCAGTGAGTATCCTGCCAAGCTAGTTCAAAGATTGGATCTTGCCCAACTCAAACCGGGAGCGCAGGCCAATTTCATGATATTCGATGAAAGCTTTCAATTGGTATCGATGATTTTGGATGGTTTGCCCAAGGAATAG
- a CDS encoding amidohydrolase, producing MKDLTVTLIQTQLHWENKAANLAMLDAKIDAIPVRTEVIILPEMFSTGFSMEPEKLAETMEGETLQWMKRKSREKHVIIAGSVIIEEGGQYYNRLIWMQPNGVFGKYDKRHLFAYAGEHEHYTAGDQRLIAQVKGWKVCLAVCYDLRFPVWARNQVINDQAAYDLYINVANWPERRNTAWRTLLQARAIENQSYVIGVNRVGEDGNKIYYSGDSSIIDALGEIIYHKAHDEDIFTYTLKKEPLEQIRSKIPFLKDADRFMII from the coding sequence ATGAAAGATTTAACCGTTACGTTGATTCAAACGCAGTTGCATTGGGAAAACAAGGCGGCAAATCTTGCCATGCTCGATGCCAAGATCGATGCTATTCCCGTTAGAACTGAAGTGATTATCCTACCGGAGATGTTTAGCACCGGGTTCAGCATGGAGCCCGAGAAATTGGCCGAAACGATGGAAGGAGAAACACTGCAATGGATGAAAAGAAAGAGCAGGGAGAAGCACGTAATCATCGCCGGTAGTGTCATTATAGAAGAAGGCGGTCAATATTATAATAGGCTGATCTGGATGCAGCCCAACGGTGTATTCGGAAAGTATGATAAAAGACATTTATTTGCATATGCCGGTGAACACGAACATTACACTGCCGGGGATCAACGTTTGATAGCACAAGTGAAGGGTTGGAAAGTGTGCCTGGCAGTTTGCTACGATTTAAGATTCCCTGTATGGGCACGCAACCAGGTAATAAACGACCAGGCGGCTTACGATCTTTACATCAACGTTGCCAATTGGCCGGAACGGCGCAATACCGCCTGGCGCACGTTATTGCAAGCCCGGGCGATCGAAAACCAATCTTACGTGATCGGTGTTAACCGTGTAGGGGAGGATGGCAATAAAATATATTATAGTGGCGATTCAAGTATTATCGATGCGCTGGGTGAAATTATTTACCATAAAGCGCATGATGAAGATATTTTTACATACACCTTGAAAAAGGAACCCCTTGAGCAGATCCGTAGTAAGATTCCTTTCTTGAAAGATGCGGATCGTTTTATGATTATATAA
- a CDS encoding regulatory protein RecX, whose amino-acid sequence MSIRMQEVILQKLKHYCAYQERCHKDVRDKCYELGVRGHEQDELLAQLVEENFLNEERFARAFAGGKFRLKRWGKNKIKAALKMRDISGYCINKAMEEIDMDDYMKTLNKEAAKKFASVKETKEYQKKYKTLQYLMQRGFEQDLARQAIEEIANQAGK is encoded by the coding sequence ATGTCTATTCGAATGCAGGAAGTAATCTTACAGAAGTTGAAACATTATTGCGCCTACCAGGAAAGATGCCATAAAGATGTACGGGATAAATGTTACGAGTTAGGTGTAAGAGGTCATGAGCAAGACGAGTTACTCGCACAGTTGGTTGAAGAGAACTTCTTGAATGAAGAACGTTTTGCCCGCGCCTTTGCCGGTGGAAAATTCAGGCTAAAACGCTGGGGTAAAAACAAGATCAAGGCGGCATTGAAAATGCGCGACATCTCCGGCTATTGCATTAATAAAGCCATGGAAGAAATTGATATGGATGATTACATGAAGACCTTGAACAAGGAAGCCGCGAAGAAATTTGCATCCGTAAAAGAAACTAAGGAATATCAAAAGAAATATAAAACACTGCAATATTTAATGCAGCGCGGTTTTGAACAAGATTTAGCCCGCCAAGCCATTGAAGAAATCGCAAACCAAGCCGGGAAATGA